The Streptococcus equi subsp. equi nucleotide sequence TTAAATATTATCATGACAAGGCAGCTTTTTATGTTGATTTTTTTATTAAAAAGCTGGAGGAGTTGATTATCTATCAAGATATGTTCACTATAGTGAGCTTAAATTTTTTAAGAAAATATATACCTACTTAAATGAAGAAAGTAAGCATAAGAGCGACATTGAAGATTATATTAATCTTGTTAAACAGCTTGGCAACCCTCAGTTTGCCCAAATTCTACATCGGACGCTATCAGTGATTCTAGATAGTTAATACTAAAAAAGTAGCCCAATCGTTTGGTGGCTACAGTGGCCAAGGCCACCAAATAGACAAAAGGGCTAATAAGAAAATAAAAGCTTTTCGCATAATATCTCACCTCCTTGATAAGGATATTATACAAAGGGGAAGCTTCAATCTCAAACATTCGCAAATATGAAAATATTAACAAAAGCATCATCATATTTGCGAATATCGAGAATATGATAATTGTCGTGATATAATTACTGTGTTAATGATTTAGCTAGGCATTAATAAATCTAAATATAGACTACAGGCAGGTCGCTCGTTATACTAGTTTGAGGGCCAATGGTCTGGGTAGGAGGAAGCGTATGGCGACATTAGAGCGACATCATAAAATGTTATTATTGTCAATGGCATTAGGGGCAGCGAGCTGGTTAGCACTCGGATTGATTAGCTTGCCAAATCTTGCAGGTGCTTTAGGAATAAGTACTGCTAATGCCAATACTACAGTTAATTTGTTGAGTGCTTATAGTACAGTTTCTAGCGTTGTTGCAATCGTTGGTGCTGTTACGGGTGTAGGGTCTATTGGAGCTGGAATTGCAGCTACCGTTTTATACCTTATCAAACAAAAAGGAAAGGCTGCTGCTGCTCTCTGGTAGTTAATTGTCTGATATGAAGCATGTTTTCAAATATCATAAAGGCGACATTTTAGGGTATCTCAATATTGTTGGGTTTACCCTTTTGTTTTATGGCTCAGTGATAGGTATGATAATGTTCAGGGATTATTTGACCTATGATGGAGCTGGTTCTCTAATATCGACCTTTATTCTGGTATCAGGAACCTATCATTCTGTGAAATCAACATTTCCATATGAAGGGAAGCGTCATCCAACTTTTATATTAACACCCTATTATCTATTTAAGCATCTATTGCTTTCAGTTACAAAGGTTTATGCTTTCCAGATCCGAGTGGTTACTATAGGAATCATCTGTTTAGCAATAGCCTTTCCGGAGCAGCTTGTTTGGATAGCCTTGTCTGTGCTAGCAGTATTTATATATTGGCTATCGCTTCCGCTAGTAGCCATTTTTCGAGTAGCTGGACGACTCCTGAATCTTCTCATGATTTATGGTATGTATCTTAATCAGGAGCTGCTGGTCATTGCTTGTCTTTGTTTAAATGTGGTTATTCTTGTGCTTAGTGTTACGATTAATGTACATTATCCCTACCAATGGCTGGCGGTGAGAGCTAGGAAGGAAGAAAAAACAATTACCTTGTTAAAGCTTGTTATCAATACGATAACAGATCATTTAGCTTTAATGGTTCTGTTTAGTATTTTCTGTATAGCTGTGACCTATTTCACGCAAAGGCTGCTGCTAAGTTTTGATTATTCTAGCTTTAGCATACCAGTTTTTTTCTTATCTGCTTCTACCTATATCGCGTTACTAGAGGTTATGGTCGGTAAAAATATTAAGGAGCTTGAGTTAGACCGGGGCTTGGCTGTTTTACAGTTTCTGAATAGGGATATCAGTGTTTACAAAGCTTATCGCAACAGCCAATTCTTGCTTTCTGCTCACATCTTAGCTGTTATTCATACAGGATGTGCCATAGGCTTACTACCATTTTTACTAAATGGTCAAGCTGCTCTTTTTCTGTCTAACCTAGTGATGATCCCCTTCATCTACTTTATATCATTTTGCTATTTCGTGAAATCACTAAAAATAGTTGCTGGTGATTTGTCAGTGTTTAGGTGGGTTATTCTGGTTTTGTATTTTATACTAGTGGTCATTGCAATGGTAGGTAGTCGTTTATGATAATGAGGAAATTTTTAAGATATTATATCAGTTTTATTATTTTCTCAATAGCAATTGGGATTTTAATCGGTTTGCTGATCACCAGTGATACTGTCATATTATCTAAGCCAGAGCGGGGCTGGGATTTTACTCTGGAGGTTTTGAAGAATAATAGCAATAATTTTTTGTCCTATATTTTCCTCTTCTTTTTGTCCCCAGCCTTGCAATTGATTGATTTGGTATCAGTTGTTATACAAATTACTCTAGGAATGAGGAAGTCTGGATTTCTAATAACTGCCTTGGGTTTGTTTCCGCATGGTTTGCTGGAGATCCCTAATTTTCTCTTTTATCAAGGCTTGAGTCAATATATGCTATGGACTGTTTTGACTGAAAAAAGCATGACGTCCTTCTTAGAAAGAGAAAGAAGATATGTAAGGTACTATCTTATATCGTATTATGTTTTGTTAATTGCTGGTATTATGGAAGGGTTACTCGGATGAAAATAGTAAATGAAAGCAAGTCATTTTCAAACAGAAAAATCTTAAATCACATATCCTTTGACTTTAGTAAAGGGCTGTATAAGGTTGAAGGGAATAATGGTAGTGGTAAAACCACTTTTTTGCGCTTGTTAGCAGGCTTAGAACGGTTTGATAGCGGCCATCGCTTACAGCATAAGGGAGATATTCTATATCTTGATACTAATGCTATCGGTGTAGTTCCCTTAACTATTGAAGACAATCTGACATTATTATGGAAAACCTTTAATGCCTCTCCTGATGAGGAGACCTTGTCTGTGATTAATCAGTTCTTTGGAGAACGGTTACTAGATCATTATCTGACGGCTTCTGTAGGAACAAAGGCTAAGGTGGGCTTATCCTTGCTTTTTGTAAAGGATTGGGATTATATTTTCATAGACGAAGCCCTATCAACGCTTGATGGGTTTAGTCTTGATATGGTTGCAGGAAGATTATTAGCATTAAAAGAAAAGGCTACTGTTTTTTACGTTTCTCATAATCTATCACACCAGCAGCTATTGTCAGAATCACAGGTGATTTATCTTAATGGAAAAGGAGAAATCTATTGAAAGGTAATCCTTTTAATCGTAATCTTTCTTGGTTAATAGCCTATGTGCTATTACTTTCTTGTTATGTATTCATATTAGTAGATGGTGGTTTTTTAAAAAACAGCGTTCAAGAATTGGAAGTCCTGCTCGGCCAAACATCACTAGCTATAAAGCTGTTTTTGATGGTGATATCAATAGCTTTTAGCATCATATCTTTACTGGTTGAGTATTTTTTAAGCAAATTTTTAGTGCTGCTTTTTATTGAAGCTGGCATCGTTTCTTTAAATGATGTTCTTACTGCTAAATCAGTGACTTTAGTGATCCATTTATCTGCTTTGCTATTGAAGCTATCTCCCTCTCCACTTTTTCAGTTTGTAGTGAATGCTTTAGGGATTGTGATCATGTATGGATTGAGTATCAAGAGACAAGGAAATAGGACAACTGCTCTTTTGTTTTGTTTACCCTTTACACTGGATATTCTAGCAACATTGTTGCTTTAGTGATTTTGAGTTGGAGGAAAAGTAATGAAAAAAATCTTATATTTATCAGTACTTTTAGGAACGTCAATTCTAGCAACATTGATTAAAATTTATAACACTTTTTTTGCAAAGCTAAAGGCTTCATCAGGTCATTCAACTGGGAATATAGAGATTGATGCCCTTTTATCTGAGTCTAGACTAGTGTTGGAAAGGCAGCATGCCTTCACAACAAATGGAATCAACAAGCTATTCGTTATGATGATGAGTCTAATGCTGTTATTAGCCTTATACTATCTGATAAAAAAGGATTTGAAGGCCGTCTATAGTTATTTGCTTTACCTGGTGTTAACCTTGGTTCATGCAATTTATAGCTTCTTTTCGTTAAGTCCCTTGGCAAAGCTTTATTCTGATGATATGCTGGGGGCTACAATCCAGACGGGAGAGAAAGCTAAATTGATTTTTTCAGTGGTTCTTTTTCTTCTTTATCTGCTTATTGTTGTGGCCAATAATAGAGTAAAATCTAGTGTAGAACCCGCTTCATCTATTGGGATAGATGTGTAATACCTTTCATATTATGACCTTTAAAGCCTTTTAGCTTCTCTAATTTTCAGAGTAACTAGGAGGCTGTTTGTGACGCTCTGAGCGTTTTTTCGTTTCTATCAAAGTTTAGCTGCGTTAATGCTATCTATTTCCGTAGCTGAGATACAAGATATTATAATATGTGTTGTCATACCATAAAAACACCTTACAGGATATTTTATGATCAATCCTCCTTGAATTAAGCTTTCTTTAAGCAAGGGTGTGTATACTAGCCGTAATCCTAAATAATTGGTTACCTAATGATAACTAATTTTTTCATAACCTCCTTCCTAAAAACGATGTCAGGGCAGTCAGGATTGATTGCTGTTATGGCATCGTTTTTGTTGTACTTTGATAGGGGATCTAGCTGTATGTTAAATAGCCTATCAGGATTGAGTGGCGAAGATGATCAGGAGTCTCTTGGCTCTAGGTTATGCTGCTGTTTCATGAGAAACAGCTCTTGATGATCAATTTAGGTAGTATTAGTGGTGGTCATCTTAGCCTTTTAGGCTTTGAGCTGCTTTATGTTTGCTCATTTTTAATATGTTAGTGTTTACACAAATAATTCTCATTTTTTGATATAATAGAAAAGGTAAGGAAGGGTAGGAGATAAGGATGACAAGATTTTTTCAAAAAAAACAGGCCAAAAGCTTAGCCATTGGTTTTGTGAGCTTGTTTGCTGTGCTCATTGGGTATGGAGCTTTTCACTATTCTAAGGCCAGTCGTATCAATGCCTATCTACAAGCAAGGTCATCAGGCTCTGGGCAGGTGCTTGAAAATATCAAGGAATACCTCGTGTGGGCAGATACCAATGAGCAGCTGACCAATGATCAAGCAAGATACACCAGCTTTAAGAGATACAGTAAGGCAGAGCTAGTAAGCAAGCGTCAGCAGCTGCAAACAGCAACTGCAGCTGATGATATGTATGTCAAATCGGTTGGTCGCAAATTTTTGATTTTCCCTGATTATCGCATAGCAGTGAAGCCTGTAGCCTTGACAATCAAGACCAATGTGCCAAATGTTGATATCTTGTTGAACCATAAAAAGATTGCTGTATCACAGTCAGAGGATTTTAGCACAACTATTGAAAGACTGCCGGCTGCTGATTATAAGGCGAGTATTAATGGCTATTATAAGGATCGTAAGATTAAAGTCAGCAAGGCCTATGATGGCAAGAACCATACACTAGATTTGAGGGTTACCTTTAAGACATTTACGGTAACCAGCAATGTCAGAGATGGCGAGCTTTATATTGATGGCGAGCGCGTGGAAACTTTGAAGGCTGGGCAGCTTCAGCTGGAAGAATACCCTGTGACAGAAATCGCAAAGGCCTATATTAAAAAGACCTTTCCTGATGGCGAGCTAACCTCCAGCAAGCATTCCCTTGCTCCTGTTGCTGAGGGCTCCCAGCTAGAGATTAACATTGATCACCTCTTGACTGAGGAACAGGCGGGACAGGTGTTGGTGGCAGCCTTTGATCAATTGCTCACCTATCTCAATCAAGGGCAGGATCCAGCAGGTCTTTCAACTGTTTTTGAGCAAGGGGCTAATAATGCTTTTTACAAAGGCTTGAAGGATTCCATCAAAGCAAAATTTCAAACTGATACCAGAAAGGCTTCTCGGTTAAGCATTCCGTCTATTTTGTTAAGTAAGCTAACTCAAATTGGTAAGCAGTCTTATCTAGTGGACTTTACAGCTGTTTATGATTTTGTTTACGATAAGGAAACTGATCCTGAAAAAGGCACCTCAGGGAATGTTCGTCAAGACTTGACTGGTAAGCTGACCCTGAAAAAATCTGGGGATAGCTACCTTGTTAGTCAGTCTGGTCCTAAAAATATTACAGTTGCCAGCGAAAAAAATCAGGTCAAGCCGTCTATTTTCCCAGAGGGGCTAGTGGGAACCTGGATAGGACATCGTTCGGACATGACCTTTACGATGATATTGGCTAAGGACGGCAGCATCACAACAACCATTGGAAACAAAAATGGGAATGGCTCACAGACCACTAAGTCTGCTAAAATTACCAAGGTAGAGGAAAAAGGAGATGGCTTGTTCCTCTACACTGTAGCTCCAGATGCTGATATAGCAGCTCTTGTTCCAGGAGGTGGATTGGGTGGTGTCAATGTCAAATACGCTTTTGGTGTCAAATGGAGTGGAGATGTCGCTACGATAGTGGTTTGGCAGACAGCAAATAATGCGGCATTTGATTACAGTAAGCCAATGCTTGGCCCTGACATGAAAAAGCAATAAGTACTTTACCCTACAAGTTGGTCTAGCATTTATTGCTAGGAGGAATCAGCATAAAGAAAAAGCCTCTCTTTTAATCTTTTGTGGTTAAGAAGAGAGGCTTTTTAGTATAGGGCTGACTGTATGAGGAGCAACCGATGTAATCAATTTAGCTGCTGTAGTCCTTCTTTAAAGCTTTTAGACGGGGCAGTGACCCTAATCATCTCTTGAGCCAAGGGGTGTCTAAGGGTTAGCTGATGAGCGTGCAGCATGAGACGCTCCGCTTTTTGCCTGCTATAGAGGGGATCACCAATTAGAGGGTGTTTATGATGAGCGAGATGTACTCTGATTTGATGTGTTCGTCCTGTCTCTAGGCGACAGTTGACTAGGCAGGTCTGATCAAAGGCTTGTAATAAGGCTAGATGGGTGATTGCCTCTTGCCCATGCTTACTATCAACCACACGCTTGCGCCTATCGTGGCGGTGACGTCCGATTGGATCGCGATAGGTTACTGTTTGCTGCTCTAGCTGACCTTCGATTAGGGCCCAATAATCTCGCTTAATGTCTCGAT carries:
- a CDS encoding membrane protein; its protein translation is MKHVFKYHKGDILGYLNIVGFTLLFYGSVIGMIMFRDYLTYDGAGSLISTFILVSGTYHSVKSTFPYEGKRHPTFILTPYYLFKHLLLSVTKVYAFQIRVVTIGIICLAIAFPEQLVWIALSVLAVFIYWLSLPLVAIFRVAGRLLNLLMIYGMYLNQELLVIACLCLNVVILVLSVTINVHYPYQWLAVRARKEEKTITLLKLVINTITDHLALMVLFSIFCIAVTYFTQRLLLSFDYSSFSIPVFFLSASTYIALLEVMVGKNIKELELDRGLAVLQFLNRDISVYKAYRNSQFLLSAHILAVIHTGCAIGLLPFLLNGQAALFLSNLVMIPFIYFISFCYFVKSLKIVAGDLSVFRWVILVLYFILVVIAMVGSRL
- a CDS encoding membrane protein, yielding MKGNPFNRNLSWLIAYVLLLSCYVFILVDGGFLKNSVQELEVLLGQTSLAIKLFLMVISIAFSIISLLVEYFLSKFLVLLFIEAGIVSLNDVLTAKSVTLVIHLSALLLKLSPSPLFQFVVNALGIVIMYGLSIKRQGNRTTALLFCLPFTLDILATLLL
- the potA_1 gene encoding ABC transporter ATP-binding protein; translated protein: MKIVNESKSFSNRKILNHISFDFSKGLYKVEGNNGSGKTTFLRLLAGLERFDSGHRLQHKGDILYLDTNAIGVVPLTIEDNLTLLWKTFNASPDEETLSVINQFFGERLLDHYLTASVGTKAKVGLSLLFVKDWDYIFIDEALSTLDGFSLDMVAGRLLALKEKATVFYVSHNLSHQQLLSESQVIYLNGKGEIY
- a CDS encoding membrane protein translates to MATLERHHKMLLLSMALGAASWLALGLISLPNLAGALGISTANANTTVNLLSAYSTVSSVVAIVGAVTGVGSIGAGIAATVLYLIKQKGKAAAALW
- a CDS encoding membrane protein, whose protein sequence is MKKILYLSVLLGTSILATLIKIYNTFFAKLKASSGHSTGNIEIDALLSESRLVLERQHAFTTNGINKLFVMMMSLMLLLALYYLIKKDLKAVYSYLLYLVLTLVHAIYSFFSLSPLAKLYSDDMLGATIQTGEKAKLIFSVVLFLLYLLIVVANNRVKSSVEPASSIGIDV
- a CDS encoding signal peptide; protein product: MTRFFQKKQAKSLAIGFVSLFAVLIGYGAFHYSKASRINAYLQARSSGSGQVLENIKEYLVWADTNEQLTNDQARYTSFKRYSKAELVSKRQQLQTATAADDMYVKSVGRKFLIFPDYRIAVKPVALTIKTNVPNVDILLNHKKIAVSQSEDFSTTIERLPAADYKASINGYYKDRKIKVSKAYDGKNHTLDLRVTFKTFTVTSNVRDGELYIDGERVETLKAGQLQLEEYPVTEIAKAYIKKTFPDGELTSSKHSLAPVAEGSQLEINIDHLLTEEQAGQVLVAAFDQLLTYLNQGQDPAGLSTVFEQGANNAFYKGLKDSIKAKFQTDTRKASRLSIPSILLSKLTQIGKQSYLVDFTAVYDFVYDKETDPEKGTSGNVRQDLTGKLTLKKSGDSYLVSQSGPKNITVASEKNQVKPSIFPEGLVGTWIGHRSDMTFTMILAKDGSITTTIGNKNGNGSQTTKSAKITKVEEKGDGLFLYTVAPDADIAALVPGGGLGGVNVKYAFGVKWSGDVATIVVWQTANNAAFDYSKPMLGPDMKKQ
- a CDS encoding membrane protein, with the protein product MIMRKFLRYYISFIIFSIAIGILIGLLITSDTVILSKPERGWDFTLEVLKNNSNNFLSYIFLFFLSPALQLIDLVSVVIQITLGMRKSGFLITALGLFPHGLLEIPNFLFYQGLSQYMLWTVLTEKSMTSFLERERRYVRYYLISYYVLLIAGIMEGLLG